tatcaattggtgctcgtttaaatcacatatccttaaaaccacaattgttactcaatttttagggtaaacaattcTAACTATTATTATTGAAGAGTAAATTTTACAGTATTTCTTTAATAATACTTCCAAGTTCCAAGTAATGGTCTTcatattttattccttttattttttctttccttgGAGTTAAAACAAAACTGCctattttaacattaattaagATAAGAAACTGTAGGTGCTTAAAGTATTAAGGAAAACAATTACACTAGCGTGATAATTTATTTTCGAGTTTAAGTTGTAtgactgataatataataatttttacACATTCAGTTAAGTTAAACCACATATACAAattatatttataataaatattaattgataattcaacaaaaaatataaagtaGTCCATATAACATATTAAATTATGctaataacataaaaaataagcATCTTAAGTCTTGACATGCAAAGTTATTAAATATGCACAGATAGAAAGTAGTAGAATAATAAATGTGCATATAAGTTGGGTGGACACTATCATTATAAGAAGATAACATAAACTTTTTTTTTGGAAAGTATGTAAAATTTATATTCTAGTATTAAAAGTAGCAATCAAGATAATTTTCGtaaaatttttattatataaaactGAGTTTTATCTTAAGCAGCAAATGGAGTAACATTTCCCGTTGATTTATTCGGACACTTGACCTATTCTCTTTCCGAATTATCCACGGTACACTATTTTCAAGGATGAGCAAAATAAAGAGTTCCTTCCATTATTTTACGCCAATTCTACTACACTAATTAAGCAAGTGGAGTATATAGAATATGCCTCTAATGACCCATTAGCGGGAAATGGCCGCACGCCTCGAAAATCACCCATAACGTTACATTATCTGTTAACTAATCATACGATGCCACGTAGGCCACGATATAGCTTTTACCCAGCTTCATAAAACCCGTATTTGTTCCCCCACCGCACAATATCACCGGTCACAACTTGAAAACAGTAAATGAAGACATTGATTGGTCCACGTGTCCAGACCTTTCAACTTCtgtaaaatctagccgtttgccCTATCTAGCACTCTCTCTCCTTTTCCCCTACTTTCTCTTTCCGCCATTGCttgaaaacaagaaaaagaaaaaaagaaattctCTGCAGAACTTTCTAGAAATGGGGAAACTCATCTGCGACTCAACAACGTCGTCGCCGGTTATTCCATGGCGGGATCCTACCTCAACTCCGTCATCCCTCGATCTCGTTGACCAGTTATCTCCGGCGACAACCACCGCCTCCGCCGTCGCAGTCGCCATAGCTGACTCCTCCTCGTGGGAAAATGTTTCAGCTTTAGAGGAGCAGCAGAGGAAGCATTTGATGAAGATTCAAGCCAAGGGAGTGCTGTGGAAGCATCCTAAAGATCAGAACGCTTCGGTGGTTTTCCGGCTGAGCCACGGCGGAGAAGTCGAGGCAGACGGGAACTGTCTTTTTACGGCTTGTGGTAAATCTATGGGGATGACGACGGTGTCGTACGCCAGAGATCTGAGACGGCGGACGGTGCGGAGGTTCTTGGAAGATCTTGGATCGGTTAGCGAGGAGGAGAAAGAAGTGATTGAATCGGCGATTAAGCACATGTATTCTCCCGATCTGAAATCTGGGTGGGGTATTCATGTAGTTCAAGAGTTGAAGCTGTTAGCTAAGAAGGAAGATCGAGAGGCTCTCGACTCGGCCATATCTGAGCTTGTTCAGCTCGGCATGCAGCggtaatttcctttcttttttctttttcttttccggcgGCAATTTCCGTTCCCTTatttgagggggggggggggtaatctTTATGACCCGAGTATTAAAAGGAAAGAGGCCCAACTGGAGTGAAATGTATCTGGGGTTGATGCctaattgttgttattgttaagaTCTGGATGACAAAGTTTAGATCTGATTGCTTATGCCCCCTGTTCTTAGTTTGACATGCAAGAAACATTTCATTTGATTTCATTAAGTATCTTTCAATACTGACGATCCGTTTAGGTAATAATGGTAAAGATTTTCGGaaaatgtttattaatgaaatgACTGAATATATGTCCTTACTTTAACTAATTTTCATTTGAGATAAGAAAACGCCTATATGCGTACAACACTACAGATAGGTGcaatttttttttctatcttgtttttcttttaaacTTTAATGAATCAACCATCTATGTCTCACTCTCCATATCTGTTTGGGTTATTCGAATCCTCTATTTTCATTCCCAATCTATTCAGACTTATTTTCTGTTTTTATTTTCCAGAAAAATATGCCATTATATCTGTCCTTAAGTTCAAGTGAGATTTTTATCATGCATTTCGCCACAgagaatgtttttctttctttttcttgttctttgaagtgagAATTGCTTTCGTCTGTAATTTATTTgataacaaggaaacaaataaaaaatcaaaattttgagCATTCTCTTTATCTGGCCGAGAAAGTATTTTcgaaacttctttttcttttccttgtataGGTCAAGATGGAGATGCTAGCAAATTTTgtaaattgattttagtttgaCCTGgttgcttttattattttattggatgtggttttgttttctgattttataTTTGTTATTGACATTGAAGAGAATTGGCTGCTGAGTCTATATACAATGAGAGGTGCATAGCTGTGGATGATGGCCCAAGTTGGGCCAAGTACATGTCGGTCTGTGGTTCCCCTGATGATGAATATGATATCATCACTTTGCAGTATACTGAGGAGGGCTTACTAACTGTAGATGAGAACAGGGATGGTCGTGCAGCTGCTTTTGGAGATGACATAGCAATTGAATGCCTTGCAACCGAGTTTAAAAGAGAGATCTTTGTGGTAAGAAAATGATCTGCCTATATGTTCTTCACCATTGATCTCCTTTAGCATGACAATTGCTGTCATTTGAATAATTTGCACTATGTTATTTGTGAGTGAGCTGCAATGCCCTTGTTCTTTTCATAGGTTCTTTACTTGTTTGATAAATTAATAACTTTGGTtggtaccccccccccccccccccgcaagGTTTATCCTCCTAAAATCTTCTGTCGGCCTTTAATAAATCAATTGATTGCACAAGGTCATTTCTCAACTGCTATGTTCCTTATTTTTGCTTTGGTTCATCTCCTGGTCATGATTCTCTTTGTTGCTCACATTTCTCAAGTTGTGGTGTTAAATTTTAATGATTTTCGCGACTCTCCCGAATCAAACAATTCTTTTGCTAAGCTTTTCAATTGGTATATAACTTTCAGGTGCAAGCTCACGGATCTGATGCAATGGTTGATGATGAAAATTGTGTCTTCTTCCTCCCACATCGTCCAAGATCTGAAATATGTGAACCTCCTTTCTTCCTTTTCATGAAAGGAACAGGTAAAGAAAATTTCACACTGCTTAGATtttatgttcatttcttactTCCGTGCTGAAAAAGTGAACGAGAATACATTGGCAATTGCAGGTTGGTGTGGTGCTGGGGCCGATCATTATGAGCCTCTTATTGCTTCTCCTTCACCTTATGTTTTGCAGGAGAAGGTAGCGTTGGTACTGTAGGTCATTAGTTGGGGTATTCTTGTGGGTTAGAGGTAGTAGTAGTTGGTATTCGAAGATAATTCTTTCTCCCcatgtttcttttgtttttagcATTGGAAAGATGTTTCTAATTCTTTTCTAGGGTAAAGGAGGAAGATGTCCAATTGGGACATCAAATTTTTGTTGAAGGTATGTAGGAGTTACCACATTTGGGTCTATTTGAAGTCCATCAGGCAGCTGCCTGCATTTCAGCTGCTTTTAATTTGGTTTACCTATAGTTGTGTTGCCGGCTGTTTTTTGTTGAGCATTTTTTTGAGGCTATTTGAAGTCCATCAGGCAGCTGCCTGCATTTCAGCTGCTTTTAGTTTGGTTTACCTATAGTTGTGTTGCCGGCTGTTTTTTGTTGTGCATTTTTTTGAGGCTAGTAGTAGTTTGCTGCTGGGTACTATTCTTTTGAGAGCTGGAATAGTACTTATTTTGTTGCAACTCATGCTGAATTCCAATCTTAACAAGGAAATTTCTCTACCagtccatgtttcttttattctgttttttttttaaaaatctctATTGATACCGCTGTATTGGAAGTGAAAAAACAATGTGATCCGTTATGAGCTGTGAGACATGCATCAAACTCCTTTCTTTCCACTGAAGATGACTTGCCTTGATTTTCATCGAAGAAAAGTAAGAAGTTTTTTGGCATATAATAATACTAGTAGAAACTTGCTGAAGTGCCTAATGATCATTGTTCAAAATATGCTTGTCCAAAAGCACCACAAAGAAGCATTTTACCGCACTTGCCAACTTTTCCCTCCATTATTAGGGGGACAAGGCAGACCTAGCAAAACCAACAAACATCCCACTTTTAAAATCTTAGGTAGTCTTATAATTGAACATTAAAGCAAAATCCACCAATCAAAGA
This DNA window, taken from Nicotiana tabacum cultivar K326 chromosome 15, ASM71507v2, whole genome shotgun sequence, encodes the following:
- the LOC107779447 gene encoding uncharacterized protein LOC107779447, giving the protein MGKLICDSTTSSPVIPWRDPTSTPSSLDLVDQLSPATTTASAVAVAIADSSSWENVSALEEQQRKHLMKIQAKGVLWKHPKDQNASVVFRLSHGGEVEADGNCLFTACGKSMGMTTVSYARDLRRRTVRRFLEDLGSVSEEEKEVIESAIKHMYSPDLKSGWGIHVVQELKLLAKKEDREALDSAISELVQLGMQRELAAESIYNERCIAVDDGPSWAKYMSVCGSPDDEYDIITLQYTEEGLLTVDENRDGRAAAFGDDIAIECLATEFKREIFVVQAHGSDAMVDDENCVFFLPHRPRSEICEPPFFLFMKGTGWCGAGADHYEPLIASPSPYVLQEKVALVL